CAAACTGGATATTACTGGGAACTCTAGGGCTTTGAGGAGGTTGAGAACGGCTTGTGAAAAGGCAAAAAGGGTACTCTCTTTTTCTGTTGTCACCACAATTGAGGTAGACTTTTTATTTCAAGGTATTGACTTCTTTTCATCGATTACTTGTGCCAAATTTGAGGAAACCAATATGGACATTTTTAACGAGTGTATGGAGACCGTCAAGAGTTGTCTTACCGACGCTAAGATGAACAAGAGTACtgtaaatgatgttgttcttaTTGGTGGGTCGTCTAGGATTCCCAAAGTGCAGCAACTATTGCAGGAATTTTTCAACGGAAAGGATTTATGCGTGAGCATCAACCCTGATGAGGCTGTTGCTTATGGTGCAGCTGTACAGGCTGCTTTGTTGAGTAAAGGCTGTAAAAATGTTCCAAACTTGGTGCTTCGCGATGTTACACCACTGTCTCTTGGTAAGGAAATAGTAGGAGATGTCATGAATGTTGTGATTCCTAGGAACACTAGCATTCTCGACAAGATGACACAAAGTTTTGTAACAACTTACGATAACCAATCTTACATCTCGAATGACGTTTATGAGGGTGAGAGAACTAGAGCCAGTGATAACAATCTGCTAGGCTCTTTTACTCTTTTGAACATTCCCCCTGCACCTCGCGGCTATTGTATCAATGTATGTTTTGCTATAGACGAAAATGGTATTTTGACTGTGACTGCTAAGGACAAATCCACCGGCAATATGAATGCGATTACCATAAACAAGTACAAAGATAGTTTGTCttctaaaaatgttaaaaatatgaTTAAAGAAGCTGAGAAGTTTAAGGTGGAAGATAAGAAATTTTTAAGGAAGGCTAATGCAATGAATGCATTAGATTTAAGTGTTTACAATATGAAGAATGCGTTAGAGAAGGATGTTAATGTAAAGCTGACTGCTCAAGAACGTGAGGACATCAACAATGCGATGAGTGTGGCCAAGAATTTGCTTGACAAGAATAACCAAGGGAAGAAAGATTTTGATTTTCTTGAGGGTCATCAGAAGAAGCTGGAGAACATGTTGAAACTCATTAAAGCCAAAACCAGCAAGGAGAAGAACCACAAATTTTCTTTTTTGAGATTTCTTTTCAAGTGATGTCTTGCTTTTGAACATGTTATTTAAATTGTTTTCTGTTTTTGGTCTTGTTTTCTAATTTTAGTTTGTGCTTTGTCATATTAGAGCTAGAACTTTGCTATCATCAATGTGATTAAATTTTTCTGCTGTTTTAATTCATTGCTGTGTAGTCTTACTTTGGATCTTTATAATCAAATAGTTGTGCACTGTAATTATTCGTTACATCTAGCAGCAACTCAACACCACATTGCTACTAATTTCAGGTCAATTGTTTTTCATCATCCCACTCTCTCTCATTCGAATAATTAATTGAATATCATATAGCTTATAAtaacttttttctttaatttcgttgtttttttttaagcaaggatTATATTGATACGAGAACCCAAGTTTTCAAAAACTTGATAAAAAAAACAGGGATAAAACCCGAAGAGAGAAAAAATTAGACGCCAATTGCGCCTTACGAAAAATAATGGAAAGAATTCCTACTAAattcgtaaaaattacaattgggttGCCTAATTTTCCCGATAAAAGTCCAACGCCAAACCAAAGCTTTCATCGCCCAAACCATATCGAAAATATTCCATGTATCTCCCCTAAAGACGATTCCGTTTCTAACCGTCCACAAAGACCACATCACCGCCAACCACACCACCCTTTAATTCCATTTCTTTAATTTCGTTGTGTTATCAAGTGAAATTGAGATGGAAGAAATATAGCTATAGATAGACAACACAATCATATAACATGCTTAtttattaattagtttaaaaattatttatatcttTAAATCATGATTTCTTATTGAATTTTTCAATCAAGTTAATGGCAAtctaaatgatatatatatatatatatatatatatatatatatatatatatatatatatatatatatatatatatatatatatatatatatatatatatatatatatatatatatatattttaaatcaagaaatatattaaaaatcaCCAACCATTCGGAATTACAACAACAAAATCCAAaccagaaaaattacaaaccgattGAACTTtaacttaagtaaaacaatgggttattgctaaactcataGAAGTTATAATTAGAGTGAGTAATTTTTCCGATATACGACCATCTCCACACAAGAGTCTTACAACTCCAAACCACATCTCTCGAATTCCACGAacgattattaaaaataatgtcgTTCCTACTGTTCCAAAGGTTCCATAAAATTGCTAACCAAACAGTTCCAACTTTTCCTTTGTTAACTTTCCTAGACCGGCAAAAAGAGCTCTAATACAAAAAACCTTCCTTTAAATCTAAAACTCTTTTGAAATGTAAACCAATCCACTCGGCCATCTCCCTCCAAACAATACCGGCATTCCGACAAAACAAGAAAGAATGGAGAAGAGACTCATTACAATCGGAGCAAAAAACGCAAGAAAGATTCGAAGTGTGATGAAGAATACCTTTAGACAAGAGGGACTCCTTAACCGGAACTTTGTTGATGAAAcatctccaaccaaaagccttcACTTTCAATGGAACATCCACCTTCCAAATATCCACAAGAGCCGCATCAAAACGATTACCTAGACCATACGGAACAAAACGGCTAAAAAGATTGTGGTAGCAAGAAGCAACAGAGTACACACCATCCGGTTGCAGCTTCCAAACAGCCGTATCCGGGCTGTTTTCCACCAACTCAGCCACGTTTAAGAGCTGCCACAGTCTGAAAAAATCATGCTGAATATCAACAGAACCATGCTGGGCCAAATGAGCAAAGGCAGCAGCGGGAACGCCATCCATCTCGAGGTCGTTGGCTTCTAGGACATCCGAAAGACCAACACCAGAGGCTGGAAACGAGACAGAATAATTGCCATTCCACGGGTTATCGGGAATACCTAAGTCTCCCCACTTCCAAGCTCCATCAATCCACCCACCCAAAGCGCCAATTGAAACATCTTGGAGCAAAGAGCGATTGTATAGGTTCTCGAAGAGGTTCTTTAAAGGACCACCTTCCAACCAATGAGAATTCCAAAAAGATATAGTGTGCCCATCTCCaacctgaaaaataaaattgttagtgAAAAAATTCTCCGGTAATTCTTTCGCCAAGGAGGATAAATCCAACCACCACACCGACGAATTCCTATCCTTCTTAAAGCTCGGATTATCGCCACACAACTTAAGGTTCACATCCCCATACCGAGTCTTTAACATTCTATACCATAATTCGTTAGTAGCTCCAAAAATCCTCCAATTCCACTTCAAGAGAAGTGCTTTATTAAATTGATCCAACCGTCTAAAACCAAGACCTCCTTTCTCCACTGGTAGGCACATGTCATCCCACTTTACCCAATATGCATCTTCCTTCTCTCTTCCGTCCCTCCCCACAAAAATCTACTTTGAATCTTATTGATCTCCGCTAGAACCTTCTTAGGAGCTTTGTAAAAAGAGAGAGTGAATATAGCCAAACTACTTAACACCGATTTTATAAGAGTTATTCTCCCTCCGAAACTAAGCCACCGACCTTTCCAAGAATTCAATCTCTTCCTAACATTATCCAAGAGAGGCTTCCAAGAAGAGATACGCCTAGGATTTGAACCAATATGAATACCGAGAAATTTGAATTCCTTATCCTCCGTCCTACAATTTAGGAAATTAGTGGCAACTCCCATAAAGTGCGAGTTAATGTTAACCCCAATCAACTTGCTTTTATGATAGTTAATACTAAGACCCGACACCAATTCAAAACTCCGAAGAACCGCCTTCATGGCCCAAAGATGATTCCAACTCCCATCGCCTATTAAGAGAGTGTCATCggcaaattggagaatatccacaAAACATTTTCCGTTCACATTAAAATGCAACATTACAATGCACCGTAACTAATTTtcctaaatatattaatatagaaGAGGTTGTAGATTGAAGGAGGAGGggatggaagaaaaagaaaaacaaggtGGGTAAAAATGAGGTAATGGAGACTATATCAACTGACACATTTGGAATTGATAATTATATATGGCAAAAAGTAGgttgtatatatattgttttattatttaatttaatatgaccgtttgatcaatttttttaattctgGTGTCAAAATAATAACTCAGATTTTAaatacatattaaataaatattttgttcaactaaacattaaataattatttcaaaatattttgtacACACACATAAGCGGGTTCAACTTACTCAAAGAGTAAATATTTTAagttactccaaatcataacttTTAAATTGGATATAATCTAAtagttaacatttttatttaatcttaattaGCATTTTTATCATTTCCTTTACTTTTCATTTGTCATTTCCAACACTTAATCATTTCCTTTACATTGCGTTTTATAAGGATTTCGATATAGTCGAAACTCCTCGCTTTCTTTACAACCAATTTCTTTGTAGTCTAATTCTACTTTTACAACAACATTCAAAGATTTTCTCTAAAGATTTACGCACAAATATGTCTTAGGATTTACAAGTCAATCATGCATGTAACATTTTTAaagactagcgattgtttaccaaaaatatgtgtaaataaattggcaCGTCCAATGAGACCTTTTTGAGCGAAATTTTTAAAGGAAGCTTTCTTTTAAGAAACTTTACTTATTTGAAATTCTGTTGAATCTTTATACGAGTTATTACCAATGGTTATGTGTGTACGCGCTTGAGGAATGGTAAGTTACTTCCATAAATGACACGTTCACCTGCTAGAAACGCTCATACACCAAATCCATAAAATAACCCCTAAAATCAAGTGGAACAACCAACCCAATCAATATTTAGTAACATCGATACTTCGGCCTTTATTGGGGAAACCGCCCCCATACCAATCTCAATGACGATACCTTCGATAATATCTAAATCAATGGCGTCTTCGCCATTAATAGTGAGTGTTTCAAAATTGCTTGGCGGCAtacgtgtaacaccccttttatacccgaaaataaataagcatataatcagagaataagcatgcgtataattcaaaagggcgtcacatcgacgtttcaaaaactaaaagattttaaaaactgacagcatttatccacaatacacaacacacctggtcatttcagatAACACCTAACATTTAATCATAATTCCTCCAGAATATACATTCATAACGGAAAAgactaaaatactcatgtattccattaaatgattcatatcccataccatgatcataactCAATAACActctcaatataaaataaaccataatcagaatatttggcttaaagcctctcaaacaacaagtagccaaataaacaggtt
The Vicia villosa cultivar HV-30 ecotype Madison, WI linkage group LG6, Vvil1.0, whole genome shotgun sequence genome window above contains:
- the LOC131613429 gene encoding heat shock cognate 70 kDa protein 2-like, with protein sequence MTKNYEGRAVGIDLGTTYSCVAVWLDEHNRVEIIHNEQGNRTTPSFVAFTDNQRLIGDAAKNQTASNAENTVFDAKRLIGKTFSDSVVKKDMMLWPFKVITDVNDKHVIVVKYKGEEKHFCAEEISSMILTKMRETAEKFLESPRKAIIDAGVIAGLNVIRIINEPTAAALANGLDKRYNCVGERNIFVFDFGGGTFDVSILTIKDKVFQVKATGGNTHLGGEDIDNRMVNYFVDEFKRKNKLDITGNSRALRRLRTACEKAKRVLSFSVVTTIEVDFLFQGIDFFSSITCAKFEETNMDIFNECMETVKSCLTDAKMNKSTVNDVVLIGGSSRIPKVQQLLQEFFNGKDLCVSINPDEAVAYGAAVQAALLSKGCKNVPNLVLRDVTPLSLGKEIVGDVMNVVIPRNTSILDKMTQSFVTTYDNQSYISNDVYEGERTRASDNNLLGSFTLLNIPPAPRGYCINVCFAIDENGILTVTAKDKSTGNMNAITINKYKDSLSSKNVKNMIKEAEKFKVEDKKFLRKANAMNALDLSVYNMKNALEKDVNVKLTAQEREDINNAMSVAKNLLDKNNQGKKDFDFLEGHQKKLENMLKLIKAKTSKEKNHKFSFLRFLFK